The following are encoded together in the Pseudoalteromonas piscicida genome:
- a CDS encoding anthranilate synthase component II — protein sequence MLLMIDNYDSFTYNLVQYFQRLDVDVLVKRNDEISASQIKQLNPKYIVLSPGPCSPDEAGVSLEVVKRLQGQIPILGICLGHQTIAQALGGKVIRAKHVMHGKTSQVHHNNIGVFQGLPSPYEVCRYHSLVVEQSSLPKSLALTAWTQTEYDELDEIMGLLASDRALEGVQFHPEAILTEHGLALLDNFIKRF from the coding sequence ATGCTGTTGATGATTGATAACTATGACTCCTTTACCTACAACCTCGTGCAGTATTTTCAGCGCTTAGACGTGGATGTGCTGGTAAAGCGAAATGATGAAATCAGCGCCTCACAAATCAAGCAGCTTAACCCCAAGTATATTGTGCTATCTCCTGGCCCTTGTAGCCCAGATGAAGCTGGAGTCTCGCTTGAAGTCGTAAAACGCCTACAGGGGCAAATTCCTATTCTTGGCATTTGCCTTGGTCATCAAACGATTGCACAAGCTTTAGGTGGTAAAGTCATTCGAGCAAAACACGTGATGCATGGTAAAACGTCTCAAGTGCACCATAACAATATAGGCGTATTTCAAGGCCTGCCATCACCATACGAAGTGTGTCGCTACCACTCTTTGGTTGTTGAGCAAAGTAGCTTACCAAAATCTCTAGCATTGACGGCTTGGACACAGACAGAATATGACGAGCTAGATGAAATTATGGGACTATTGGCATCCGATAGAGCACTCGAAGGTGTGCAGTTTCATCCAGAA
- the trpS gene encoding tryptophan--tRNA ligase, producing the protein MSKPVVLSGIQPTGGMTIGNYVGAINQWLKLQNDHDCYFMLVDLHAITVRQEPQQLRDRVLDGVALYTACGIDPDKSALFVQSQVPEHAQLGWVLNCYAQMGELNRMTQFKDKSVKHANNVNVGLFAYPVLQAADILLYQADQVPVGEDQKQHLELTRDIATRFNNLYGDVFKIPEPYIPEFGARVMSLQDPSKKMSKSDENPNGYVMLLDEPKKIEKKLKKAVTDSDEQARIYFDRVEKPGVSNLLTLLSVATKRSIEELVPEYEDKMYGHLKKDTAGAVVNMLEPIQARFKEIREDQTLLDEIMKKGAEKASIRAEKTLKAVYDAVGFIPRGK; encoded by the coding sequence ATGAGCAAACCTGTAGTATTAAGTGGTATTCAGCCAACCGGTGGTATGACAATAGGCAATTACGTAGGTGCCATTAACCAGTGGCTTAAACTACAAAACGATCATGATTGTTACTTTATGTTGGTTGACTTGCATGCCATTACGGTTCGCCAAGAGCCTCAGCAATTACGCGATCGTGTATTAGACGGCGTAGCACTTTACACCGCCTGTGGTATTGATCCGGACAAGTCTGCGCTGTTTGTGCAATCACAGGTTCCTGAACATGCGCAGCTTGGTTGGGTGCTAAACTGTTATGCGCAAATGGGCGAGTTAAACCGTATGACGCAGTTTAAAGATAAGTCTGTAAAGCACGCAAATAACGTAAACGTTGGTTTATTCGCGTATCCAGTGTTGCAAGCGGCGGATATCTTATTATATCAAGCGGATCAAGTACCTGTTGGTGAAGACCAAAAGCAACACCTTGAGTTGACCCGTGATATCGCAACGCGTTTTAACAACCTGTACGGCGATGTATTTAAGATCCCAGAACCTTATATTCCAGAGTTTGGCGCTCGTGTTATGAGCTTGCAAGACCCTAGCAAGAAAATGTCAAAATCAGACGAAAACCCAAATGGTTATGTGATGCTGTTGGATGAACCTAAGAAGATAGAGAAAAAGCTGAAAAAAGCGGTAACAGATTCCGATGAGCAAGCACGCATTTATTTTGATCGTGTTGAAAAGCCTGGTGTATCCAATTTACTGACTCTACTAAGTGTCGCAACTAAACGCTCAATTGAAGAGTTAGTGCCAGAGTACGAAGACAAAATGTACGGTCATTTGAAGAAAGACACTGCCGGTGCGGTAGTGAATATGCTTGAGCCGATTCAAGCGCGCTTTAAAGAAATCCGTGAAGATCAAACTCTGCTGGACGAAATCATGAAAAAAGGCGCGGAAAAAGCAAGTATTCGTGCCGAAAAAACGCTGAAAGCTGTGTATGACGCCGTCGGTTTTATTCCTCGCGGTAAATAA
- a CDS encoding HAD-IA family hydrolase, with product MRFEGILFDLDGTLVDSVEDMYMALNLTLSELAHPIVSHALVREWVGNGIDMLVKRGLSGSHEVSEALSESLAHTAIERFKVHYDELVGQYAGLYPHVETGLSAFATVPKAVVTNKNRAFTLKLLDKLNLTAHFDCIVCGDDTDKKPSPAPLLLAAERLGIPADKLIMVGDSKSDILAAQGAKIPVIALNYGYNQGFDLKEFNPQYLCDGFLDIIPIINQR from the coding sequence ATGCGTTTTGAGGGTATTTTATTTGACCTCGATGGCACGTTAGTTGATAGCGTCGAGGATATGTATATGGCGCTCAATTTAACGCTGTCTGAGCTTGCCCATCCAATTGTTAGTCATGCTCTGGTGCGTGAATGGGTAGGTAACGGCATCGATATGTTAGTAAAAAGAGGCCTAAGCGGTAGCCATGAAGTTAGCGAAGCGCTATCCGAAAGTTTAGCGCACACCGCCATTGAGCGTTTTAAAGTGCATTATGATGAATTAGTTGGCCAGTATGCGGGTTTGTATCCGCATGTTGAGACAGGGCTATCAGCATTTGCCACAGTGCCAAAAGCCGTCGTAACCAATAAAAATCGTGCATTTACGCTAAAACTGCTGGATAAATTAAATCTCACAGCGCATTTTGATTGTATCGTCTGTGGTGATGATACTGACAAAAAACCATCACCGGCACCGCTATTGCTGGCTGCCGAGCGTCTTGGAATACCAGCAGATAAGCTAATTATGGTTGGCGATTCTAAAAGCGATATTTTGGCCGCTCAGGGCGCTAAGATACCTGTGATTGCTTTAAATTATGGGTATAATCAGGGATTCGATTTGAAAGAGTTCAATCCACAGTACCTTTGTGATGGATTCTTAGATATTATCCCCATTATCAATCAACGTTAA
- the rpe gene encoding ribulose-phosphate 3-epimerase: protein MSDFLIAPSILSADFARLGEEVEKVLTAGADVVHFDVMDNHYVPNLTFGPMICDALRNYGITAPIDVHLMIKPVDSLIPEFAKAGASIITFHPEASEHIDRSLALIKESGCKAGLVFNPGTPLHYLDHVMDKIDQILLMSVNPGFGGQSFIPHTLEKLKEARARIDASGRDIRLEVDGGIKVDNIAEVAAAGADMFVAGSAIFNQPDYKAVIDAMRQELAKVK from the coding sequence ATGTCTGATTTTTTAATTGCACCATCCATTCTATCCGCAGATTTCGCGAGGTTAGGCGAAGAGGTTGAAAAGGTACTGACAGCAGGTGCCGACGTGGTTCATTTCGATGTAATGGATAATCACTATGTGCCAAATTTAACTTTTGGTCCAATGATTTGTGACGCATTAAGAAATTACGGAATTACTGCTCCTATCGACGTACACTTGATGATAAAGCCCGTAGATAGTCTAATCCCCGAGTTTGCTAAAGCCGGGGCGAGCATTATTACATTTCACCCAGAGGCCAGCGAGCATATAGACAGAAGCCTTGCTTTGATTAAAGAGTCAGGTTGTAAAGCGGGTTTAGTATTTAATCCTGGCACACCGCTGCATTATCTTGATCATGTGATGGATAAAATTGATCAAATCCTCTTGATGTCGGTAAACCCAGGCTTTGGTGGCCAAAGTTTTATCCCACATACACTTGAGAAATTAAAAGAGGCGAGAGCACGCATTGACGCATCAGGCCGTGATATTCGTCTTGAAGTGGATGGGGGAATTAAAGTGGACAACATTGCTGAAGTCGCAGCTGCCGGTGCAGATATGTTCGTTGCCGGCTCCGCTATCTTTAATCAACCCGATTACAAAGCGGTAATAGACGCCATGCGTCAAGAATTAGCAAAGGTAAAATAA
- a CDS encoding DUF2970 domain-containing protein: protein MASSNSKFALVQSVCAAMFGVQSGQKQAYDFNKKHFWPFAFAGIVFVAAFVIGLIWFVNGVVLA, encoded by the coding sequence ATGGCTTCTTCCAATAGTAAATTCGCGTTAGTTCAAAGTGTCTGTGCAGCGATGTTTGGTGTGCAGAGTGGTCAAAAACAAGCATACGACTTTAACAAAAAGCATTTTTGGCCTTTTGCTTTTGCGGGGATCGTTTTTGTCGCTGCCTTTGTCATTGGCTTAATTTGGTTTGTGAATGGTGTGGTTTTGGCTTAG
- a CDS encoding Dam family site-specific DNA-(adenine-N6)-methyltransferase, protein MQQKTRAFLKWAGGKYSLVEDISKRLQAASNEADTLVEPFVGAGSVFLNTQFKHYVLNDINADLINLYKELKRIPDEFISDAKKLFVELNNHPDAYYAYRQQFNESIDVYERAILFLYMNRHGYNGLCRYNLKGIFNVPFGKYKKPYFPERELYVFAEKSQHATFTCQSYSQVFETMPKNAVVYCDPPYVPLSKTASFTSYAKGGFNLDDQAQLANLAETAAFEKQTPVLISNHDTVWTRKIYNQAKLDVIKVKRTISPKGNGRNKVDELMALYHHP, encoded by the coding sequence ATGCAACAAAAGACTAGAGCCTTCTTAAAATGGGCAGGCGGAAAATACAGCTTAGTAGAAGATATTTCTAAGCGATTACAAGCAGCAAGTAATGAAGCCGACACGCTAGTAGAACCTTTTGTTGGAGCGGGATCTGTTTTCCTTAACACTCAATTTAAGCATTATGTCCTAAATGACATTAACGCAGATCTTATCAACCTGTATAAAGAGTTGAAGCGTATTCCTGATGAATTTATCAGTGACGCTAAAAAGCTATTCGTCGAGCTGAATAACCATCCAGATGCTTACTATGCCTATCGACAACAGTTTAACGAAAGTATTGATGTATATGAGCGTGCGATTCTATTTTTATATATGAACCGTCATGGCTACAATGGTTTATGTCGTTATAACTTAAAGGGTATTTTTAACGTCCCTTTTGGTAAGTACAAAAAGCCTTACTTCCCAGAACGCGAGTTATATGTGTTTGCTGAAAAATCCCAGCACGCCACCTTTACCTGTCAAAGTTACAGCCAAGTATTTGAAACCATGCCAAAGAACGCGGTGGTATATTGCGATCCTCCGTATGTACCTTTGAGCAAAACCGCATCATTCACTAGCTATGCAAAAGGTGGGTTTAACTTAGACGATCAAGCACAATTGGCGAATCTCGCAGAAACAGCTGCTTTTGAAAAGCAAACGCCAGTGTTAATCTCCAATCACGATACAGTGTGGACACGAAAGATTTATAATCAAGCAAAACTAGATGTGATCAAAGTAAAGCGTACGATTAGCCCGAAGGGCAATGGGCGGAATAAAGTTGACGAGTTAATGGCGTTGTATCACCATCCGTAG
- a CDS encoding AAA family ATPase, with the protein MQSQILPSRAALVDRIAMQFDYGQNLITLVGSSGLGKSYLAESFLTDKYPDFNKAFVKLTANTQEFDVVRQLLEHSFRSPLIDQKLSLSENFMLLHDEQACGPCLWVLDNVRHLTQELAEQLQKLAKSSRETIYILATAQQPQLIPESLDIHIEPLSVLESKRLMSMFYKDLPPDEDPIFNTFVAEARGNPSVLLSWQPQQQSLNLREQSSKVGSKSQWQWYVIALCLMLTALMVAFVYKQELKRYWTPTQGNEEAVATAIDAQAVFEAPNATVEKVEIENDVQPELPAEQPTQIETASVGSILSALTEAKEDTTNNNNALSEQANAAEETSVDNTPATLSPVKAPQQAEPEPLTGNPWYLSRSDDEWVIQLLAVTESEIATGFMAEHNEIVTRQFTVLRNGRTWFVVTTDAYESLASAKQAKAVLPEALRKGQPFFKRMSKIKQEITQSLGN; encoded by the coding sequence ATGCAGTCGCAAATTTTACCAAGCAGAGCTGCATTGGTAGATAGAATTGCTATGCAATTCGACTATGGCCAAAACCTGATCACGCTTGTCGGTTCTTCTGGTCTTGGTAAAAGCTACCTTGCAGAATCGTTTCTTACCGATAAATATCCAGACTTTAACAAAGCGTTTGTAAAGCTGACTGCAAATACTCAAGAGTTTGATGTGGTGCGGCAGTTGCTTGAGCATAGTTTTCGCAGTCCTCTCATTGATCAGAAGTTATCTCTAAGTGAAAACTTCATGTTGCTCCATGATGAACAAGCTTGTGGGCCATGCTTATGGGTGTTAGACAACGTCAGGCATTTAACCCAAGAGCTTGCAGAACAACTGCAAAAGCTCGCAAAATCTTCTCGCGAAACAATTTACATACTCGCCACGGCACAACAGCCTCAGCTGATCCCTGAAAGTTTGGATATTCATATTGAACCTCTATCCGTGCTCGAAAGTAAGCGCTTGATGAGCATGTTTTACAAAGACTTACCGCCTGACGAAGATCCTATTTTTAATACGTTTGTTGCTGAAGCTCGAGGTAACCCGAGTGTTTTACTTTCTTGGCAGCCGCAGCAACAAAGCCTGAACCTACGTGAACAAAGTTCAAAAGTGGGGAGCAAATCACAATGGCAATGGTATGTCATTGCACTTTGTTTAATGCTGACAGCGTTGATGGTTGCTTTTGTGTATAAGCAAGAATTAAAGCGATACTGGACACCGACCCAAGGTAATGAAGAAGCCGTAGCTACTGCTATTGATGCGCAAGCTGTATTTGAAGCGCCAAATGCTACAGTTGAAAAAGTTGAAATTGAAAACGACGTACAACCAGAGTTGCCAGCCGAACAGCCAACGCAAATCGAAACTGCGTCTGTTGGTAGCATTTTATCTGCATTAACCGAAGCAAAAGAAGATACTACAAACAACAATAACGCACTATCAGAACAAGCTAATGCAGCTGAAGAAACCAGTGTTGATAACACTCCGGCCACCTTATCGCCAGTAAAAGCGCCTCAGCAGGCAGAGCCTGAACCATTGACGGGAAACCCTTGGTATCTCAGTCGCTCAGATGATGAATGGGTGATCCAGTTACTTGCAGTGACAGAAAGTGAGATTGCAACTGGGTTTATGGCGGAGCATAACGAGATAGTGACACGGCAATTTACTGTCTTAAGAAACGGCCGAACTTGGTTTGTAGTAACTACAGATGCTTATGAGAGTTTGGCATCAGCTAAGCAAGCAAAGGCGGTATTGCCAGAAGCCCTCCGAAAAGGTCAGCCATTTTTTAAGAGAATGAGTAAAATTAAACAAGAAATTACTCAGTCTCTCGGTAATTAG
- the aroB gene encoding 3-dehydroquinate synthase translates to MLELKVDLNERSYPIFIGEHLLSDEGRLKQYVGQSRPVIITNTTIAPLYLDNLLAIFDAQEPLHFVIPDGEQYKSLEWFEKISAFLLEHNCGRDTCLIALGGGVVGDLTGFVAACYQRGVPFIQIPTTLLSQVDSSVGGKTAVNHPLGKNMIGAFYQPKAVFIDTKTLNTLPAREFAAGMAEVIKYALIYDASFLDTLTEQHSQLSALDAESLQQVIYKCCAIKAEIVAKDETEAGLRALLNLGHTFGHAIEAQMGYGNWLHGEAVAAGMMIAANLACQRGALSTAEVEKIRRVIALYQLPTEAPSDMTAAQFLQHMRKDKKNKQGKIRFILPTQLGQCALVDDVSDETVVTLIGR, encoded by the coding sequence ATGCTTGAATTAAAGGTTGATTTAAACGAGCGGAGCTATCCTATCTTCATCGGTGAACATCTCTTATCAGATGAAGGACGACTTAAGCAATATGTTGGGCAAAGTCGTCCTGTTATCATCACCAACACAACCATTGCACCTTTATATTTAGACAATCTGCTAGCGATATTTGACGCTCAAGAACCGCTACATTTTGTTATCCCTGATGGTGAACAATACAAGTCGTTAGAATGGTTTGAAAAGATCTCTGCCTTTTTGCTCGAGCATAATTGTGGTCGAGATACGTGTTTGATTGCCCTCGGTGGCGGTGTGGTTGGCGATTTGACTGGTTTTGTTGCGGCATGCTATCAGCGTGGTGTTCCGTTTATTCAGATCCCTACGACTTTGTTGTCACAAGTAGATTCGTCAGTTGGTGGTAAAACCGCGGTGAATCATCCACTAGGTAAAAACATGATTGGTGCTTTCTATCAGCCAAAAGCGGTTTTTATCGACACCAAGACGTTAAACACTTTACCTGCAAGAGAGTTTGCTGCGGGTATGGCCGAAGTCATTAAATATGCGTTGATCTATGATGCATCTTTTCTTGATACATTAACGGAACAGCACTCTCAGCTCAGCGCACTAGATGCTGAAAGTCTTCAACAAGTTATTTATAAGTGTTGTGCAATAAAAGCCGAGATCGTCGCCAAAGATGAAACTGAAGCTGGATTGCGTGCATTACTCAATCTAGGTCACACCTTTGGCCATGCGATAGAAGCGCAAATGGGCTATGGTAATTGGTTGCATGGTGAAGCCGTTGCTGCTGGCATGATGATAGCTGCAAATCTGGCTTGCCAGCGCGGCGCGCTGAGTACTGCCGAGGTTGAAAAGATCCGTCGCGTTATTGCGCTTTATCAATTACCGACAGAAGCACCAAGCGATATGACCGCAGCGCAGTTTCTACAACATATGCGCAAAGATAAAAAGAACAAGCAAGGCAAAATTCGCTTTATTCTTCCAACGCAATTAGGTCAATGTGCCCTAGTGGATGATGTTAGTGATGAAACCGTGGTAACTCTGATAGGTCGTTAA
- the aroK gene encoding shikimate kinase AroK, with amino-acid sequence MAEKRNIFLVGPMGAGKSTIGRHIADQLHLEFFDSDQEIERRTGADISWVFDIEGEEGFRKREESVISDLTEMQGIVLATGGGSVISKEVRNKLSARGIVVYLETPIEKQVARTQRDKRRPLLQTSEDSRDVLERLADEREPLYREVADHVVRTDEQSAKVVANQIIEKLDF; translated from the coding sequence ATGGCTGAGAAACGTAATATATTTCTAGTAGGCCCGATGGGGGCTGGTAAAAGCACGATTGGTCGTCACATTGCAGATCAATTACACCTTGAATTTTTCGATTCGGATCAGGAAATTGAGCGCCGCACAGGTGCCGATATTTCTTGGGTGTTCGATATCGAGGGCGAAGAGGGGTTCCGCAAGCGTGAAGAAAGCGTCATCTCTGACCTAACAGAAATGCAAGGCATTGTGTTAGCGACAGGTGGTGGCTCTGTGATCAGCAAAGAAGTGCGCAATAAGTTGTCTGCGCGCGGTATTGTTGTTTACCTAGAAACGCCGATCGAAAAACAGGTAGCTCGTACTCAGCGTGATAAGCGTCGTCCATTACTACAAACCAGTGAAGACTCACGTGACGTACTAGAGCGCTTAGCTGATGAGCGTGAACCACTATATAGAGAAGTGGCGGATCACGTTGTTCGCACGGATGAGCAAAGCGCTAAAGTAGTTGCAAACCAAATTATTGAAAAATTAGATTTCTAA
- a CDS encoding type IV pilus secretin PilQ: MNTNNNVIKSTIKSTRTLWRSVFGVALVGLSSIVHAIPMLYDIRYNPVPTGETQLQLVFDEKLNTEPKVRVVGESASIELFFQQAEFEESLKALSINKAGIQGITSELRDGGFAVSINMDELKLYKTEVKNNLVIVEVSNKPIVSEQDQSQKVTAFINQIQAIDFRRGEKGEAKVLAFLEHNQAAIDVQERGGKIIADFHHIDIAEDLLYELDVLDFGTVVSRIETFKEENKSRIVIEPNAAFKFTYQQLDNIFTLTIEKDEGNKTFGDKKEYKGQPITLNFQDIPIRSVLQIIADTNNFNLVTSDTVSGNITLRLDGVPWDQALDVVLRVKGLDKRMDGSILMVAPSEELAAREAKELQARQQVEELEPLYSEYIQLNYAKAEEFADLLKTDINSIISHRGSVSVDKRTNTLLIKDTSRSIESVRRMVETLDVPVKQVRIESRMVTVDDTVQEDLGVRWGFSDQQGSDAISGTLEGADALSNGNIPSLENRLNVNLGVKGVPAGSIGMHIAKLADGTLIDLELSALEQENKGEIIATPSITTANQKKARIEQGTEIPYVEASSSGATTVSFKKAVLSLEVTPQITPDNKIILDLVITQDTKGDTVQTPNGPATAINTQEIQTQVLVENGQTIVLGGIYQQEVKTAVSKIPILGDIPYLGLLFKNSRDINEKRELLIFVTPKIIQDSL, encoded by the coding sequence GTGAATACTAACAATAACGTTATAAAATCAACCATTAAAAGTACTCGAACACTATGGCGTTCTGTGTTCGGTGTTGCCTTAGTTGGCCTTTCGTCAATTGTGCATGCCATTCCTATGTTGTATGACATTCGCTATAACCCTGTACCGACAGGGGAAACTCAACTACAACTGGTGTTTGATGAAAAGCTCAATACAGAGCCAAAAGTTCGCGTTGTTGGCGAAAGTGCCAGTATTGAATTGTTTTTCCAGCAGGCTGAGTTTGAAGAAAGCTTAAAAGCTTTGAGTATTAATAAAGCAGGTATTCAAGGTATTACCAGTGAACTCAGAGATGGTGGTTTTGCCGTTTCCATCAACATGGATGAGCTGAAGCTATATAAAACCGAGGTTAAGAATAATCTTGTGATAGTGGAAGTGTCTAATAAACCGATTGTCTCTGAACAAGACCAAAGTCAAAAAGTCACCGCATTTATCAATCAAATTCAAGCCATCGATTTTCGTCGAGGTGAGAAAGGTGAAGCTAAGGTATTAGCGTTTCTAGAGCATAATCAAGCGGCTATCGATGTACAAGAGCGTGGTGGCAAAATCATTGCGGACTTTCATCATATTGATATTGCAGAAGACCTGCTATACGAACTCGATGTATTAGATTTTGGCACTGTGGTATCTCGTATAGAAACCTTTAAAGAAGAAAATAAAAGTCGTATTGTGATTGAGCCAAATGCGGCGTTTAAGTTTACGTATCAACAGCTTGATAACATTTTTACGCTTACTATCGAAAAGGACGAAGGGAATAAAACCTTTGGCGATAAAAAAGAGTATAAAGGTCAGCCAATCACGTTGAATTTCCAAGATATTCCAATTCGCTCTGTGTTGCAGATCATTGCGGACACAAACAACTTTAACCTTGTAACGAGTGACACCGTATCTGGCAATATTACCCTGCGTTTAGATGGTGTACCCTGGGATCAAGCGCTTGATGTTGTGTTGCGTGTGAAAGGGCTAGATAAGCGTATGGACGGTTCTATTTTGATGGTTGCACCATCAGAAGAACTTGCAGCGAGAGAAGCCAAAGAGTTACAAGCGCGCCAGCAAGTTGAAGAACTTGAGCCATTATATAGCGAATATATTCAACTCAATTACGCTAAAGCGGAAGAGTTTGCTGACTTACTAAAAACAGATATCAATTCTATTATTAGCCACCGCGGTAGTGTGTCGGTTGATAAACGTACCAATACTTTATTAATTAAAGATACTTCACGTAGCATTGAAAGTGTGCGCCGTATGGTTGAAACCTTAGATGTGCCGGTAAAACAGGTGCGTATTGAGTCGCGCATGGTGACTGTGGATGATACCGTACAAGAAGACTTAGGTGTTCGTTGGGGCTTTAGCGATCAGCAAGGTAGCGATGCCATATCTGGCACGTTGGAAGGCGCTGATGCTTTGTCAAACGGCAACATTCCATCCTTGGAAAACCGCTTAAACGTTAATTTAGGCGTGAAAGGGGTTCCTGCAGGTAGCATTGGTATGCACATTGCGAAACTAGCTGATGGTACTTTGATCGATCTCGAGTTGTCAGCACTGGAGCAAGAGAACAAGGGGGAGATAATTGCGACGCCAAGCATCACGACGGCTAACCAGAAAAAGGCGCGAATTGAGCAAGGTACGGAAATTCCTTATGTAGAAGCATCATCAAGTGGTGCCACAACAGTAAGCTTCAAAAAAGCGGTATTAAGCTTGGAGGTGACACCGCAAATCACACCTGATAATAAAATAATTCTCGACTTGGTGATTACACAAGACACTAAAGGTGATACCGTGCAAACGCCAAATGGCCCTGCGACAGCAATTAACACGCAAGAGATTCAAACACAGGTACTGGTCGAAAATGGTCAAACTATCGTACTAGGTGGTATCTATCAGCAAGAAGTGAAAACGGCAGTAAGTAAGATCCCAATTTTGGGTGATATCCCATATTTAGGTCTATTGTTTAAGAACTCTCGTGATATTAATGAAAAGCGAGAATTGCTGATATTTGTGACACCTAAGATCATTCAAGACAGTTTATAG
- a CDS encoding pilus assembly protein PilP — translation MIRLMLCVITLTFISGCNDSTAEQKEFIDQVKASSTPKIEPIPEMQNYEPFKYSASELRSPFVAPQPEVIENKLVQIKNCLHPDPDRDRYPLEKFPLDNLRMKGIIAKSDGRWALIEAATQGLYRVKRGEYMGLYHGKVLSVQADHLELLELIPDGTGCWKERLTKVEMLEAEQGGTSEY, via the coding sequence ATGATCCGACTTATGCTCTGCGTGATCACATTAACGTTCATCTCAGGTTGCAATGATAGTACTGCGGAACAAAAAGAATTTATTGATCAGGTCAAAGCAAGTTCAACGCCGAAAATCGAACCTATACCTGAAATGCAGAACTATGAACCGTTTAAGTATAGCGCTTCGGAGTTACGTAGTCCCTTTGTTGCGCCGCAGCCTGAAGTGATTGAAAATAAACTGGTTCAAATTAAAAATTGCTTGCATCCAGATCCAGACAGAGATCGCTATCCATTAGAGAAGTTTCCATTGGATAATCTACGAATGAAAGGCATTATTGCCAAGTCTGACGGTCGCTGGGCGCTAATCGAAGCGGCGACGCAAGGTTTGTATCGTGTTAAACGTGGCGAATATATGGGCTTGTATCATGGCAAAGTACTAAGTGTACAAGCTGATCATTTAGAATTATTAGAATTGATCCCAGATGGAACGGGATGTTGGAAAGAAAGGCTAACAAAAGTGGAAATGTTAGAAGCGGAACAAGGTGGCACGAGTGAATACTAA
- a CDS encoding type 4a pilus biogenesis protein PilO, with the protein MNFDLNSLKEIDWNELELDNIGHWPFPVKVLCSVLVVILMMILGYNLMVSSSIDRYDQAVKKEQELRTSYRIKYARANNLELYKQQMIDMEAQFTELLRRLPSSNETPGLLDDLTYVGTSSGLTFLKIGWMPEVRKEFYTELPIKLEVIGKYHEFGQFVSKVSELPRIVSLHDFRIENAGNGELVFSVVAKTYRYEQGGQK; encoded by the coding sequence ATGAATTTTGACTTAAACAGTTTGAAAGAAATTGATTGGAATGAGCTAGAGCTCGATAACATTGGTCATTGGCCATTTCCTGTAAAAGTTTTATGTTCCGTTCTTGTCGTTATACTGATGATGATATTGGGCTATAACTTGATGGTTTCAAGCTCAATTGACCGCTATGATCAAGCGGTAAAAAAAGAGCAGGAACTGAGAACGAGTTACCGAATCAAGTATGCAAGAGCAAACAACCTAGAGTTGTATAAACAGCAAATGATTGATATGGAAGCACAGTTCACGGAGCTATTAAGACGACTGCCAAGTTCCAACGAAACGCCTGGACTACTTGATGATCTGACATACGTTGGTACTTCAAGCGGATTAACCTTCCTAAAAATTGGCTGGATGCCAGAGGTACGTAAAGAGTTCTATACCGAATTGCCGATTAAGTTAGAAGTGATTGGTAAATATCATGAGTTTGGTCAGTTCGTGAGTAAAGTTTCTGAGTTACCCCGAATAGTGAGCCTACATGATTTTAGAATCGAAAATGCAGGAAACGGCGAGCTGGTATTTAGTGTTGTGGCAAAAACTTATCGCTATGAGCAAGGAGGTCAGAAATGA